One window from the genome of Gadus morhua chromosome 16, gadMor3.0, whole genome shotgun sequence encodes:
- the LOC115560682 gene encoding uncharacterized protein LOC115560682, whose protein sequence is MALNNAIVRNKTIIQEILSADPQFILDKVREKELITGREYTKLNSNKGDAEDLVIKLVDTLINKGRQSEFIGLLQDEKVLETYPKLKDVEWGDSGSTASSSSLSIGHGDNKTVVEQRKKTRGNEGRKRNRSESEEEVTNKKPCTVEGSGSNTETRSAGQALSDKQLMKVAETLGQEWEQAAIHLGLETKDLDTIKAEHRPVVMQKQKMLVLWKRRRPPGEATALDLLEGLEDLEDLPVETRLLLSGHISDKTVVKPKKQIKGHRDEKTLVKPKEPTFLSRDACAEIEDDKDDEEEMYFKSHCEKCKAAQQSPEHEKVTPTKISKWSFQVQLEGEGTYECSATGLVFEVSEQALVRYSVLSWFQFSEFLKDSWRPAGSIYDVRVVNKDPSVLKFIHFPHSLCLTEPGRDLSFNVLHVKDHHPNPESTVGFTASHVKWRVSSLSLLGLILRSIYQWMVKRHAMVLIYKELNKKDFIFHVYLGSNSSSEFKVTKNNGQRLSNRTRVLCVGKPIHG, encoded by the exons ATGGCGCTCAATAACGCTATTGTACGCAACAAGACAATCATTCAAGAAATTCTATCGGCAGATCCCCAATTCATACTtgacaaagtgagagagaaagaactgATAACCGGCCGCGAATACACCAAACTAAACTCCAATAAGGGGGACGCAGAGGATCTCGTTATCAAGCTCGTGGACACACTCATTAACAAAGGAAGACAATCCGAGTTCATTGGACTTCTGCAGGACGAGAAAGTCCTAGAAACGTATCCTAAGCTTAAAGACGTGGAATGGGGAGACAGTGGGTCTACCGCCTCATCGAGCAGTTTGAGTATTG GACATGGGGACAACAAGACGGTAGTAGAGCAAAGGAAAAAAACGAGAG GAAATGAAGGCAGGAAAAGAAACAGAAGTGAATCAGAAGAAGAAGTGACCAATAAGAAACCTTGCACGGTGGAGGGATCAG GCAGCAACACTGAAACCCGCTCCGCAGGGCAAGCTCTGTCCGATAAGCAGCTCATGAAGGTGGCCGAAACGCTTGGACAGGAGTGGGAGCAGGCGGCCATCCACCTGGGGCTGGAGACAAAAGATCTAGACACCATCAAGGCAGAACATAGACCTGTGGTCATGCAGAAGCAGAAGATGTTGGTGCTGTGGAAGCGCCGAAGACCACCAGGAGAGGCCACAGCTCTGGACCTGCTGGAAGGTCTGGAAGACCTGGAGGACCTACCGGTCGAGACTCGTCTGTTATTGTCAG GACATATATCCGACAAGACGGTGGTAAAGCCAAAGAAACAAATCAAAG GACATCGGGACGAAAAGACGCTGGTAAAGCCAAAGGAACCAACGTTTCTTTCAAGGG ACGCCTGTGCTGAGATTGAAGATGATaaagatgatgaag AGGAGATGTACTTCAAGTCACATTGTGAAAAATGTAAAGCAGCTCAGCAG AGTCCTGAGCATGAGAAGGTTACCCCAACGAAGATTTCTAAATGGAGCTTCCA ggtacAGCTGGAAGGCGAGGGGACCTATGAGTGTTCGGCTACAGGTCTGGTGTTTGAAGTGTCGGAGCAGGCTCTGGTCCGCTACTCGGTCCTGTCCTGGTTCCAATTCTCTGAGTTCCTCAAAGACTCCTGGAGGCCTGCTGGATCGATTTATGATGTGCGCGTGGTCAACAAGGATCCATCTGTGCTCAAGTTCATCCATTTCCCACACTCTCTGTGCCTTACTG AACCTGGGCGTGATCTGAGCTTCAATGTTCTGCACGTAAAGGATCACCATCCCAACCCTGAGTCGACGGTGGGCTTCACGGCCAGCCATGTTAAATGGCGCGTGTCCTCGCTGTCTCTCCTGGGTCTCATTCTGAGGAGCATTTATCAATGGATGGTGAAGCGCCACGCGATGGTGCTGATTTACAAGGAGCTGAACAAAAAAGACTTCATCTTCCACGTGTATTTGGGCTCGAACAGCAGTTCTGAGTTCAAGGTGACGAAGAACAATGGTCAACGATTAAGTAATAGAACGAGAGTCCTGTGTGTTGGTAAACCGATTCATGGATAG